From Paenibacillus sp. PK3_47, the proteins below share one genomic window:
- a CDS encoding class I SAM-dependent methyltransferase, protein MAWDNIWEDIFSSQGWGKYPSEDLIRFIARNFYQARDRKEVKVLEVGCGTGANLWYVAREGFTIYGIDGSKTAIEIAKTRLDVEVEDWSGQLVVGDFISLPYEDNFFDAVIDNEAVYSNSYENSQVIYNEIHRVLKPKGKLYSRTFAAGSWGDGTGEQVAPGLWVVSEGPAYGKGTTRFSTEKDIKNLLEKYEITELEQIIKTCNNLSEKIIEWVIIASKR, encoded by the coding sequence ATGGCTTGGGATAATATATGGGAGGATATTTTTAGTAGTCAGGGGTGGGGGAAGTATCCTTCAGAGGATTTAATTCGATTTATTGCAAGGAACTTTTACCAAGCTAGGGATAGAAAGGAAGTCAAAGTATTAGAGGTGGGTTGTGGGACTGGGGCTAACCTATGGTATGTAGCTAGGGAAGGATTTACTATTTACGGAATTGATGGTTCTAAAACAGCTATTGAAATTGCTAAAACTAGATTAGATGTAGAAGTGGAAGACTGGTCAGGACAGTTAGTTGTAGGAGACTTTATTTCACTACCCTATGAAGATAACTTTTTTGATGCTGTAATAGATAATGAGGCAGTATATTCAAACTCTTACGAAAATTCTCAAGTTATTTACAATGAAATCCATAGAGTGCTGAAACCTAAAGGGAAGCTTTATAGTAGAACCTTTGCTGCTGGTAGTTGGGGAGACGGAACAGGTGAACAGGTTGCACCTGGTTTATGGGTAGTCAGTGAAGGACCAGCATATGGTAAGGGAACTACCAGATTCTCAACAGAAAAGGACATTAAGAATCTACTTGAAAAGTACGAAATCACAGAGTTGGAGCAAATTATAAAAACATGCAATAATTTGAGTGAAAAAATTATAGAGTGGGTTATTATTGCTTCTAAGCGATGA
- a CDS encoding GNAT family N-acetyltransferase has protein sequence MSVEEALQIYNRIPSDKRSFYFHPDYVINDTFYKKGVRPVFFAKEDGDNIYYHAFQLGEIPGTIFFDVQSPYGYGGPIGIGNQSFIDKCIESYKKWCVSNYVLIEFIRFHPLLENDRTYYGEVSYNRTVVSINLTTNDLFSEFSTRVRTTIRKAQKSSLSITFSKSQNVVKQFIELYVKLMDGKEADRSYYFCKEYFVDLLKNDNVYLLSVLNEEDLVIGASIFFVVDQIAEYHLSASNDEGRSKGVSNLLIYEFAKYAQSKGTKSLYLGGGTDRSEKNALLFFKRGFSRLESQFKIGNYKHNEVAYENMRCEFLKDNPGKEQLVLFYR, from the coding sequence GTGTCCGTAGAAGAAGCACTGCAAATATATAATCGAATTCCGAGTGACAAACGGTCTTTTTACTTCCATCCGGATTATGTGATTAATGATACATTCTATAAAAAGGGAGTAAGGCCAGTCTTTTTTGCTAAAGAAGATGGCGATAATATCTATTACCATGCCTTTCAGTTGGGGGAAATACCAGGAACGATATTTTTTGATGTACAATCCCCTTATGGTTATGGAGGACCTATAGGGATAGGAAATCAAAGTTTTATTGACAAATGCATTGAATCGTATAAAAAATGGTGCGTAAGCAACTATGTATTAATTGAATTTATACGATTCCACCCGTTATTAGAAAATGATAGGACGTATTATGGGGAGGTTTCCTATAATAGAACCGTTGTTAGTATAAATCTTACTACTAATGATTTGTTTTCAGAATTCAGTACCCGTGTCAGAACGACTATTAGAAAGGCTCAGAAGAGTTCGTTAAGTATAACTTTTTCTAAATCTCAAAACGTAGTTAAGCAATTTATTGAGTTGTATGTAAAATTAATGGATGGAAAAGAAGCTGACAGATCCTATTATTTCTGTAAAGAATACTTTGTTGATCTGTTAAAGAATGATAATGTATATTTGCTTAGTGTATTGAACGAGGAAGATTTAGTTATAGGAGCTTCGATTTTTTTTGTCGTTGACCAAATAGCTGAATATCACCTTTCGGCATCGAATGATGAAGGGCGCTCTAAGGGAGTATCCAATCTATTAATTTATGAATTTGCGAAGTACGCACAGAGTAAGGGGACTAAATCATTATACTTAGGTGGAGGAACAGACCGATCAGAAAAGAATGCATTGCTGTTCTTTAAACGAGGTTTTTCCCGATTAGAATCACAATTTAAAATAGGGAATTATAAACATAATGAAGTAGCATATGAGAATATGAGATGTGAATTTTTAAAAGATAATCCTGGTAAGGAACAGTTAGTGCTATTTTATCGATAA